The following is a genomic window from Micropterus dolomieu isolate WLL.071019.BEF.003 ecotype Adirondacks linkage group LG12, ASM2129224v1, whole genome shotgun sequence.
AGCCTTCCTGGTCACGGATCGGTCGACCAACCAACCACTTCAACTGGtctactctgtgtgtgtgtgtgtgcttgttttacTGTATTCATGGGGTCCAAAAACCAGGGGCCCGCTATACTTGTGGGGTCAGGCAGCTTTGTAGAgaccaaaatgctggacccTACAAGTTTAGAGGGCTGTTTGAGGGCCAGGACTTAGTTTCAGGGTTCAGGTTTGGGGCCCCATGAAGATAGTGACACaacgctctgtgtgtgtgtgtgtgtgtgtgtgtgtgtgtgtgtgtgtgtgtgtgtgtgaacatagTCAACCTCATCACAGATACGGCGGCGGATTAGACGTGATGACCGTGAATGCATCGTTTCAAGActtcttatttaattttaagtttgTCTTTCTGACTTCTGATTGGACGATCCAGCCCCACCTGCTTTCACACCTGACGCGCCTTCCCCTCTGACCCGGCTTTGCACGACCTTCAGCGGGGGTCAGACGCAAGACCCTGAACGCACCGTTGCAGGACTTTTCAGAATAAGAGTCACTTTATTTAGCCTTCATTTAGTGACGAGCAGATgtgcatttcaaaataagagtcACCGTGCTGCCTTATCTCACGACACTACCTGAATCTATGCAAGCAGAACGCACTCCAACTGTGTGCGTGTGAACGACCATCAGCTGTTACACTCCGTCAGATGTTTTTGGCCTTTAAGAGTTTGATTCCCCCAAACAGTTAATGTGAAGTAAAGTGAGGATCAGACGAGAcgctttgaaaacattaaaGGCCTTTTTATATCTCTGTATTTTATTCTTCAGCTTTAGCTGTTTAAATccatttctttgtctttccatCATGtagttgaatattttttttcccccatcgTCGCGGTGTGAACCCGTAGGTTCCTCTCAGTATTTctctgtatttaaaaatgttttgatgatTTTTGAGGAACGGTTCCTTAAGAACGGGACTTACGAGGTTTCCACCCGACGCTGCCTTCAGTTTTCTGTCGATACGAGGAGTCAGCGCTCTGGCTTTGTACAAACTGCattaaattatttgttaatGACTGAACGAATAAAGTTTTGAGATTTTAATAAATAAGTTTTCTGTCACAGCAGGGTGCgcttgttttctgtgtgtgtgtgggggggggggatgggATTAGTTTGAGTGGGTTCTTTATACATGGAAGTGACAACAAAACGAGGTGTAGACACTGCTAAATGGTTCAAATCTGGGTCACATTCTAGGATACTCCAATGTTTGTTATGATCTGTTTAACCTGTCTAGAGATGGTACAATATACTGACACCTTCCAGTAACATATTTCAAAAGAAGCTAGTGATGGGCCGATCGATATTTCTGATCCCTGCCTTTCCTGCTCTGGGATCGACTCTAATATAAAAGAATCAAcatctaaactcagtaatttggagtgtgtgttttatcttcAGTGACAAGGTGTGACCTGTCACCTCTGGAGGCCTGAAGAATCAAACTGagatttattttactttcagcTCCTCAGGGGGCTGGTGTCTCAAAGACAAGACTTTGACTAGATCAAACCAACAGTCAGATTTCAGAGAGACATTGAATGCATCTGATGCTCAGAGCTAACTCATCAGTCAGGCGcaggacaaaagaaaacaatatggGTTCACTCTTTCCCTTCTCATTCATGAGCCATGTTGTGTGGTGCTACAGGTCACCAGCTGTCACtcaataagtaataataataataataatccttatttgtagagcacttttcaaaaacaagttacaaagtgctttaacaagtgtaaagaataatacaaaaaaagataagagcatgaaaatttaatataaaattagtaaaatacaataaaataaaagggataaaataaagtcaaataagatcgggaaaagctctcctataaaagtatgttttaagaagggacttaaaagagttcactgactcagccgacctgatttcctcgggcaggctgttccagagcctcggggccctgacagcaaacgctctgtcccctttagttttcagtcgagactctggaacagacaacagacctctgcccgaggatctcaaggtacgtgctggtgcgtatgggactaaaaggtcagNNNNNNNNNNNNNNNNNNNNNNNNNNNNNNNNNNNNNNNNNNNNNNNNNNNNNNNNNNNNNNNNNNNNNNNNNNNNNNNNNNNNNNNNNNNNNNNNNNNNagggggaaacagctagcctaaaTCCTAAAAAACTAAATCCTGTCACAATGAATCTGTATCTGTTCCTCTAGCGAAgctgcactcacacacagcacaacatgCTAGATACCAAGTGTTAAAGCTAACATAAATTGAATGCTGATATGAGGAGTATGTGAACAGAGTTGGTCTTTTTCCATGTGGCGTTCTGTTTATTTTGTCCACCACCCGTGTGTGCTGATGTGCcagatgttgttattgttttgtaaaTAATGATTCGTGTTTCGTCTTTTATTAAAGAAAGTGACCCTGAAGCtgaactcttcttcttcttctctctgtctgatcCAGCAGAAACCGTCAAGTGTcgacttttaaacagcagcATTTAGTTTGTCCGGTTTTCAACACCGAGCAGGTGGAGGTGATGGTGCCGCCCCGAATAATTGGTGGAGGTGGTAGCCTGAAAGGACCGCCTGCAGACACTACTCAGGGCTGAAAGCTTCTGCAGCTGCGTTTGTTTGATCTTCTGAACGCTGGACGCTTTCACATCTAGCAGTTAGTCTGTGTTGTGGCATTAGGAAATATGAACATCTAACCTTGTGATCACGTTCACATGTGGAATAGGGCAAAGTATTTGTTCTGTTGACGAAAagggacataaaaaaaaattactaatcatattttttgaaaaaagattttgtcacaatagttttgaatgttctacgtcagatttgttaagtgatcgaTTTTGAGCATGAAGAAAAGTTtcaccacataattaaccatctggtttcttctattttccactcaggagcaaaaatctgcctttaaacttaaaagaaataatgattcaACGTATATCGAATgattagaaatgtttttaccGTGTTTTTATGATGGTGGTTTTATCTCGtatctggttttaaaaatatgcttttatttttatatttctgcttttatttatttttttattttacgttcattgatgtttttatatttctgctttTACCTTCTCTCAACATCTTGGATTAGTCACGCACCTTGATTCTTGCTGTATGAAATGTGatgttataaataaattgacCTCACTAACGGGACTGAACCCCGGTCGAAGGTGCAGCACAGAGCGGTTTGTAGTAAAGATGGAGCATCAAAGGCGTCAGGCCGACATTGTACAACTTGATCACAATCTGATATCTGATTGATTTAAACATACATGAGACAGGAAATAGAATTTATATATCATTTAATTTGAGTCTTCACGAAAGAAGCAAAGTTGAGTTGACCACAAACGTCAGTTTGGAACATTTTATATGAATTTTCACAAACAGCGAGACGTCAGGAGTCTcttcatcatttatttatttagctgtgaCTTACAGTTGCTACATGTGTCGCACGCGTCTTGCTTAGGTACACACCGCACACCTCAAACCCGGGTCTCCTACAGCACAGGCATGTGTCATATCCACTGCACCACCTGTTAACATAAAGATATCGATCATATCAGCTTTGAGGGAAAGAGCCGATGAAAGGTCAGCGAATCTTAATgctttaaagtgtgtgtgtgtgtggtgtgtgggggggggggggttaaaagTCCAGCTGACTCTCTATTTTCCTTCCTGGTATCCATGGCAACACTGTCATTAAACGCGTAAATTATTAATGTGGACTtttgagttgtgtgtgttttgcatggATGAAGTTTTCAGAGTGTGGTGAAGCGAGGCGAGGGCTGCAGGAAGTGGTCGGTCAGCCGTCACGCCGCCGAGGAGCTGCAGCTTCACACCAGCCAGTGAGTACAAGCTGGGAGTCTCCTCTGAGGGGCTCAAACTCACGAGAGTCAGGAACGGGTTCCAGGGGGGCCCCGGGTCTCCCTGACGGATCCTCTGGTTGAATTGTTGTCTGGAAATATAAAGTGCATTTGCTGCTGTTAAAATATTAGATGAACTGCAGCTGCTATCAGGTGAATTCTCTTTAAAGCTCCTCCCGCTGCAGACGTCATGAAGCCTTCTTCATCTTCATCGTCCTCTTCCTCGGTGACAGCTGCACCAGAAACTCCGCGTCCCTCTTTTTCATCTCGTCCTCCTCGTCAAAGTCTGCAAAGTCCAGAGTTGCAAGCAGAGTTTCTGCAAGGTGAGAGTCTGTCTCACCTCAAAATGACCTCGAGCAGCGTAGTCTTTGTGCGTCAGTCTGGGGGAgggaggtgaggaagaggagggagggaggagccCATCATCGGCCCACGCCTCCTCACCTCTCTCGCCTTCGTCTGTCTCATCCTcgtctttctgtttttcagagTTTCGGAACAAATCCCGGTTTCACAGAGACGCCGGTGAATCCAGTGCCGTctcctctcccccctcctcctctcctctgccctccccCCTCAGTTCCACCCCGCTCTCCTCCCCCTGCAGctcctcagcctcctcctcctcctcccctccagGCTACGACAAGAGACAAGGTGAGCCGGACGTCACGTGGCCTTCATGTCACGTGCAGTGGTGGGGAGAGCACTGACAaactttactgaagtaaaagtactcagtCAATAATCCATTTATTTGGTCTGACATTAGTTTCACTGAGGAAATGAAAGTAAGCGTCTGCAGGTTGATGATGTGGATCAACACatgtgctttattgtgagcaggACTGAACGATcaatcgttttcaaatcgaaatcgCGATTTGAAATAaggcgattagctaatcgtgaagaaggcgattaaaatgtaggttaattacacagctcattttaaacagtcatgcagttacagattCATGCCGTTGTCATCCTGCCAATCACGAgcgccatgcgcctcctgtCACGGTCCtcctcaccaatcagagcgacACAGGGCGTGTAcgttttacaacaacaaactaaaCTTGTGGGATAATTGCGCCAACCGTACCGACTCAGGCAGCGGCTGTATCGCGATTTAGTCcagcgtcaactcacactgaagtgtttcagcagttgAAACatgcccaccaaacgggagacaACCATAGAAAAGATACCTCTAAGCCTGTTGCGAAACGTTTCAAGGAAACCTGTCATTCAATCCTAAAACGCCACGGCTCTCTGTGAACCTGTTTCGCTCCGCACTCCACATGGCTACATATCCCACATAgggcatttcagaataagagcgttttgcctgcctgattttgctgacttgttcagatttgaGTTGGTTCAGTTTTCCTTGATTTTTGTACAACtcagtaggctacgtagttaaattgtttatttttatatgatcGGGaatctgcacagggtgttttattttgaaaatcaaccgTTCTGTGTCAGACTTCCTgtccggttcatctgctctgtgctgctcgACTCGGCTTCCCtgaaaaatagactggcagtaaATATTGAACTTTGGCAAAACTTCGAGAAAATCgcaaattaaattttaatcGCAACATCTGGCAGaagaatttagatttttttttaatgcaaaaaccTGTGAAAGCGCTGTCAGAGGTTTTTGCATTAGTTTGGATGATCATGTAAtggggctgaacgattaattgcatttgcgatattatcgcgatgTGATACaacaagattttctaatcgattacactctggtcacatgacacccaagaggaAAGCAGTCTGCAGTTTCAAACCAAACGAGTCCGAAAGAGGCGCAGTCTGTCCTGAGTTACAGCCTGTGGCTGCGGGGGAActctaagcttgtctattaaacacgagaggcgtcacttggttttattttcatcgGCCAACTTTttaattgaacctcaaactgagtattttttgtttgcttactgggatacagaaagatggagTCCTGGGAGATTAGAACTGATTTAAGTACATTAATTgctggttgaactgtgggttttgtattgagcgctcaCTGTAACAATCTGActctcataataataattctacctCTGTGTGCAGCTCGTTTGTCGCTGTCCAGCCCTGAGCTCCTGTCAGAGCTGAAACACTCGAGGACACGCTCCCTGCGACATGTCCCCGAACACAACAGCCTGACCACCGTCTTCTCTGGacggggaagaggaggaggaggaggaggaggaggaggaggaggacgacaggTGAGCAGATACAAACACCTCACGGGGAGGCGGAGAATCAAATATTCACTAACTTTTCGTTCAGGGCGACACGTTCAGCTGGTGACATGACAGGATGTGGTCTGTCTGCAGTGTCGGGAAAGTTGCGATATATTACTagttattaaaaaaagtaatattattactttacttattactgggtgataaaagaactagttacgttactatattactttccagtgtttcccacagaatatatgctcctcaatcaaaaatgattttaaatccGACTAGTAAAAAAAGTTGAAAATCAtcatgtggcggtcagcgtttaTGGGAACTGTAATAATcttgctgttttagaaaagtaattagttacacttcTAGTTAcggggaaaagtaatattacttggCCAACACTGTCTGCCACAGACAGGACAAAGACTAAAGACAAAGACCTGAGCCTCCTCAGGGGGCGCCACCGAGCTGAAGGGAAGGCAAATGCTGCGTCCCATTTACCTCGGAGGTCGGAGCGGCGATGACATCACACCCGAGTTTACTGCGTTccagccaggttagctattgattcGCCGGTTGATAAAAGAaaacgcattgtgcggtatttactcacactaaacactgtagcaacacgtccacagacagcagcagcactttGTGTTCAAACATTTAAATCGGTCACAAGtgttaataaacagtataaaccacagctttcac
Proteins encoded in this region:
- the LOC123980230 gene encoding pectinesterase inhibitor 10-like — encoded protein: MKPSSSSSSSSSVTAAPETPRPSFSSRPPRQSLQSPELQAEFLQEFRNKSRFHRDAGESSAVSSPPSSSPLPSPLSSTPLSSPCSSSASSSSSPPGYDKRQARLSLSSPELLSELKHSRTRSLRHVPEHNSLTTVFSGRGRGGGGGGGGGGGRQASGPTPTARPANQMTSH